From a region of the Georgenia yuyongxinii genome:
- a CDS encoding universal stress protein, translating to MTAPTAPFGGVVVGVDGSSRAGLAVDWGAAEAVRRGTSLHLVHAFEMVDSLVANDLMSPAEARATGQQICAAAERHARGTHPGLAVTSEVRLARPAATLVEASRHAALVVVGARGRGAVRGQLLGSTSRHLAARAHGPVVVIRHPTGGAGRPVVVGVDRAPRSTAALTFALDDATRRGVAVRAVHSTRRELPGGARPGRPWPLGLVTEHEVNHLARAVMELAAQFPAVDVDFHAVHDRPVDALLRYSAGAGLLVVGSRGLAPLASVLRGSVSQGLIGRAHCAVAVVRGPPRV from the coding sequence TCGTCGTGGGCGTGGACGGCTCCTCCCGGGCCGGGCTGGCGGTGGACTGGGGCGCCGCCGAGGCGGTCCGACGCGGCACGTCGCTGCACCTCGTGCACGCCTTCGAGATGGTCGACTCCCTCGTCGCCAACGACCTGATGTCCCCCGCCGAGGCCCGCGCCACCGGGCAGCAGATCTGCGCCGCCGCCGAGCGGCACGCCCGCGGGACGCACCCGGGACTGGCGGTGACCAGCGAGGTGCGCCTGGCCCGCCCGGCGGCCACGCTCGTCGAGGCCTCCCGGCACGCGGCGCTCGTCGTCGTGGGGGCACGGGGCCGCGGGGCCGTGCGCGGGCAGCTGCTCGGTTCCACCTCCCGGCACCTGGCCGCCCGCGCACACGGGCCGGTGGTGGTCATCCGCCACCCCACGGGCGGGGCCGGCCGTCCCGTGGTCGTGGGGGTCGACCGGGCTCCGCGCTCGACGGCGGCACTCACCTTCGCGCTCGACGACGCCACACGCCGCGGCGTGGCGGTGCGTGCGGTGCACTCCACCCGGCGGGAGCTGCCCGGCGGCGCCAGGCCCGGCCGGCCCTGGCCGCTCGGCCTCGTCACCGAGCACGAGGTCAACCACCTGGCGCGCGCAGTCATGGAACTCGCGGCCCAGTTCCCCGCCGTCGACGTCGACTTCCACGCCGTGCACGACCGCCCCGTCGACGCGCTGCTGCGCTACTCCGCCGGCGCCGGTCTGCTGGTGGTGGGCAGCCGGGGCCTGGCCCCGCTGGCGTCCGTCCTGCGCGGCTCGGTCAGCCAGGGCCTCATCGGGCGGGCGCACTGCGCCGTCGCCGTCGTGCGCGGGCCGCCTCGAGTGTGA
- the groL gene encoding chaperonin GroEL (60 kDa chaperone family; promotes refolding of misfolded polypeptides especially under stressful conditions; forms two stacked rings of heptamers to form a barrel-shaped 14mer; ends can be capped by GroES; misfolded proteins enter the barrel where they are refolded when GroES binds) codes for MAKTIAFNEEARRGMERGLNILADTVKVTLGPKGRNVVLEKKWGAPTITNDGVSIAKEIELEEPYEKIGAELVKEVAKKTDDVAGDGTTTATVLAQALVKEGLRNVAAGANPIALKRGIDKAVEAVIEQLFKQAREVETKEQIAATAAISAGDQNIGDLIAEALDKVGKEGVVTVEESNALGLELELTEGMRFDKGYLSAYFVTDPERQEAVLEDAYVLLVESKIANVKDLLPLLEKVIQSGKPLAIISEDVEGEALATLVVNKIRGTFKSVAVKAPGFGDRRKAMLQDMAILTGGQVISETVGLKLENADLSLLGRARKVVVTKDETTIVEGAGDADQIEGRVAQIRAEIENSDSDYDREKLQERLAKLAGGVAVIKAGAATEVELKERKHRIEDAVRNAKAAVEEGIVAGGGVALIQAAKDAFVNLKLEGDEATGANIVRVAVDAPLKQIAINAGLEGGVVAEKVRSLPAGQGLNAATGVYEDLLAAGVNDPVKVTRSALQNAASIAGLFLTTEAVVADKPEKASAGAGGGEPDMGGMGF; via the coding sequence ATGGCAAAGACCATCGCCTTCAACGAGGAGGCCCGTCGCGGTATGGAGCGGGGACTCAACATCCTCGCCGACACCGTCAAGGTCACCCTCGGCCCGAAGGGCCGCAACGTCGTCCTGGAGAAGAAGTGGGGCGCCCCCACGATCACCAACGACGGTGTGTCCATCGCCAAGGAGATCGAGCTCGAGGAGCCGTACGAGAAGATCGGCGCCGAGCTCGTCAAGGAGGTCGCCAAGAAGACCGACGACGTCGCGGGTGACGGCACCACCACCGCCACCGTGCTCGCCCAGGCCCTCGTCAAGGAGGGTCTGCGGAACGTCGCCGCCGGCGCCAACCCGATCGCCCTCAAGCGCGGCATCGACAAGGCCGTCGAGGCCGTGATCGAGCAGCTGTTCAAGCAGGCCCGGGAGGTCGAGACCAAGGAGCAGATCGCCGCCACGGCCGCGATCTCCGCCGGCGACCAGAACATCGGCGACCTCATCGCCGAGGCCCTGGACAAGGTCGGCAAGGAGGGCGTCGTCACCGTCGAGGAGTCCAACGCCCTGGGCCTGGAGCTTGAGCTCACCGAGGGTATGCGCTTCGACAAGGGCTACCTCTCCGCGTACTTCGTCACCGACCCCGAGCGTCAGGAGGCCGTCCTCGAGGACGCCTACGTGCTGCTGGTCGAGTCGAAGATCGCCAACGTCAAGGACCTGCTGCCGCTGCTGGAGAAGGTCATCCAGTCCGGCAAGCCGCTCGCGATCATCTCCGAGGACGTCGAGGGCGAGGCCCTGGCGACCCTGGTCGTGAACAAGATCCGCGGCACCTTCAAGTCCGTGGCCGTCAAGGCCCCCGGCTTCGGCGATCGCCGCAAGGCGATGCTGCAGGACATGGCCATCCTCACCGGTGGTCAGGTCATCTCCGAGACCGTCGGCCTCAAGCTGGAGAACGCGGACCTGTCCCTCCTGGGCCGCGCCCGCAAGGTCGTCGTCACCAAGGACGAGACCACCATCGTCGAGGGCGCGGGTGACGCGGACCAGATCGAGGGCCGCGTGGCCCAGATCCGCGCCGAGATCGAGAACTCCGACTCGGACTACGACCGCGAGAAGCTCCAGGAGCGTCTGGCGAAGCTGGCCGGCGGCGTCGCCGTCATCAAGGCCGGTGCCGCCACCGAGGTCGAGCTCAAGGAGCGCAAGCACCGCATCGAGGACGCGGTGCGCAACGCCAAGGCCGCCGTCGAGGAGGGCATCGTCGCCGGTGGTGGCGTGGCCCTCATCCAGGCCGCCAAGGACGCCTTTGTCAACCTCAAGCTCGAGGGCGACGAGGCGACCGGTGCGAACATCGTGCGTGTCGCGGTGGACGCCCCGCTCAAGCAGATCGCCATCAACGCCGGCCTCGAGGGTGGGGTCGTCGCCGAGAAGGTGCGCTCCCTGCCCGCGGGCCAGGGCCTCAACGCCGCTACCGGCGTCTACGAGGACCTGCTGGCGGCCGGTGTGAACGACCCGGTGAAGGTCACCCGCTCTGCTCTGCAGAACGCGGCCTCCATCGCCGGCCTGTTCCTCACCACCGAGGCCGTCGTGGCCGACAAGCCGGAGAAGGCTTCGGCCGGCGCCGGCGGTGGCGAGCCCGACATGGGCGGCATGGGCTTCTGA
- a CDS encoding RNA polymerase sigma factor — MHLYSRTDRAADAALAAGLALDDEQAAAAFVRRFQGPVYGLALSITRDPALAEDVSQEVFIRAWRAAASYDVRRASVLTWLLTITRNAAIDAVRMRRAIPTEGEELEQILAETMRPPETEATALRNLERELAVQHLRELPPEQARAVVLAVIGGCTALEVSRHEGIPLGTAKTRIRTGLRRVRQQLKEVHRD; from the coding sequence GTGCACCTGTACTCGCGGACCGACCGCGCCGCCGATGCCGCGCTCGCCGCTGGCCTCGCGCTGGACGACGAGCAGGCGGCCGCCGCGTTCGTGCGCCGGTTCCAAGGGCCGGTGTACGGCCTGGCACTCTCGATCACCCGCGATCCCGCGCTCGCCGAGGACGTCAGCCAGGAGGTCTTCATCCGCGCCTGGCGGGCGGCCGCGAGCTACGACGTGCGCCGGGCCTCGGTGCTCACCTGGCTGCTGACCATCACCCGCAACGCGGCCATCGACGCGGTCCGCATGCGCCGCGCGATCCCGACCGAGGGTGAGGAGCTCGAACAGATCCTCGCCGAGACCATGCGACCACCGGAGACGGAGGCCACTGCCCTGCGTAACCTCGAACGCGAGCTCGCCGTGCAGCACCTGCGTGAGCTGCCGCCCGAACAGGCACGGGCGGTGGTGCTCGCCGTCATCGGCGGATGCACCGCCCTCGAGGTGAGCAGGCACGAGGGCATCCCGCTCGGCACCGCCAAGACCCGCATCCGCACCGGCCTGCGCCGCGTGCGTCAGCAGCTGAAGGAGGTTCACCGTGACTGA
- a CDS encoding COG4315 family predicted lipoprotein yields the protein MRVRTGLTTTAAVLAVGLLTACGGGGNDAGSTADESPTAEETTTAEAPTSEAPTTGTEGEAGGETIETTTTDLGTFLIDEEGMTLYLFTKDSPGKSVCEGECLAAWPPVVGEAKAGDGVDASLLGTITRSDGSTQASYNDWPLYYYTPDKAAGDVNGQGVNDVWWVISPEGEAIMGAASPTSMSLY from the coding sequence ATGCGCGTACGAACCGGCTTGACCACGACGGCGGCCGTGCTCGCCGTCGGCCTGCTGACCGCCTGCGGTGGGGGCGGCAACGACGCCGGCTCCACCGCAGACGAGTCTCCCACTGCCGAGGAGACGACGACGGCGGAAGCGCCCACGAGCGAGGCGCCGACCACCGGCACAGAGGGTGAGGCCGGCGGCGAGACGATCGAGACGACCACGACCGACCTGGGCACGTTCCTGATCGACGAGGAGGGCATGACGCTCTACCTCTTTACCAAGGACTCCCCCGGCAAGAGCGTGTGCGAGGGCGAGTGCCTCGCAGCGTGGCCGCCGGTCGTGGGCGAGGCCAAGGCCGGCGACGGCGTGGACGCGTCGTTGCTCGGGACGATCACCCGCAGCGACGGCTCGACCCAGGCCAGCTACAACGACTGGCCGCTGTACTACTACACGCCGGACAAGGCGGCGGGCGACGTGAACGGTCAGGGCGTCAACGACGTCTGGTGGGTCATCAGCCCCGAGGGCGAGGCCATCATGGGCGCGGCGAGCCCGACGAGCATGTCGCTGTACTGA